A section of the Pygocentrus nattereri isolate fPygNat1 chromosome 18, fPygNat1.pri, whole genome shotgun sequence genome encodes:
- the ier3ip1 gene encoding immediate early response 3-interacting protein 1, which produces MAFTLYALIQTAILFTNAIAVLHEERFLSKIGWGADQGIGGFGDEPGIKAQLLNLIRSVRTVMRVPLIIVNSVCIVLLLLFG; this is translated from the exons ATGGCGTTTACGCTGTACGCCCTGATTCAAACAGCGATCTTGTTCACAAATGCGATCGCTGTGTTACACGAAGAAAGGTTTCTCAGTAAAA TCGGCTGGGGAGCAGATCAAGGCATTGGTGGCTTTGGAGATGAGCCTGGAATTAAAGCGCAACTTCTAAACCTAATCCGATCTGTCAGGACAGTCATGAGAG TGCCTTTGATAATAGTAAATTCAGTGTGCATCGTTTTACTGCTGTTGTTCGGATGA